A single genomic interval of Antechinus flavipes isolate AdamAnt ecotype Samford, QLD, Australia chromosome 1, AdamAnt_v2, whole genome shotgun sequence harbors:
- the POLR3K gene encoding DNA-directed RNA polymerase III subunit RPC10, whose product MLLFCPGCGNGLIVEEGQRCHRFACNTCPYVHNITRKVTNRKYPKLKEVDDVLGGAAAWENVDSTAEPCPKCEHPRAYFMQLQTRSADEPMTTFYKCCNAQCGHRWRD is encoded by the exons ATGCTGCTCTTCTGCCCCGGCTGCGGGAACGGGCTGATTGTGGAGGAGGGTCAGCGCTGCCACCGCTTCGCTTGCAACACGTGCCCTTACGTGCACAACATCACCAGAAAG GTAACGAATCGGAAGTATCCAAAGCTGAAAGAAGTGGATGATGTGCTGGGGGGAGCTGCTGCCTGGGAGAATGTTGACTCCACTGCAG AGCCCTGCCCCAAGTGTGAGCATCCTCGAGCCTATTTCATGCAGCTTCAGACTCGTTCCGCTGATGAGCCTATGACTACTTTCTACAAGTGCTGCAATGCCCAGTGTGGACATCGCTGGCGGGACTAG
- the SNRNP25 gene encoding U11/U12 small nuclear ribonucleoprotein 25 kDa protein → MEDWVEEKQSVAKEEVEAASSGGGGEEEDDEEEALPHAEVVDVFQEGLAMIVQDPLLCDLPIQVTLEEINSQIALEYGQAMTVRVCKVDGEVMPVVVVQNATTLDLKKAIQRYVQLKQEREGGIQHISWSYIWRTYHLTFAGEKLTEDAKKLREYGIRNRDEVSFIKKLRNK, encoded by the exons ATGGAGGACTGGGTTGAGGAGAAGCAGTCGGTCGCTAAGGAAGAAGTGGAGGCTGCGAGCAGCGGGGGCGGCGGGGAAGAAGAGGACGACGAAGAGGAGGCGCTGCCTCACGCCGAAGTGGTGGATGTGTTTCAGGAGGGGCTAGCCATGATCGTTCAGGATCCGCTACTCTGTGACCTGCCTATCCAG GTCACCTTGGAGGAGATAAATTCTCAGATAGCTCTGGAATATGGCCAAGCAATGACTGTCAGAGTATGCAAAGTGGATGGAGAAGTGATGC CTGTTGTCGTGGTGCAAAATGCCACAACCTTGGATCTGAAGAAAGCTATTCAGAGATATGTACAGCTCAAACAGGAACGAGAAGGAGGCATTCAGCATATCAGCTG GTCATATATATGGAGAACATATCATCTCACTTTTGCTGGAGAGAAGCTAACTGAAGATGCAAAGAAACTTCGAGA gTATGGCATTCGAAACCGAGACGAGGTCTCCTTTATCAAGAAGCTGAGAAACAAATGA
- the RHBDF1 gene encoding inactive rhomboid protein 1 isoform X2, translating into MTEARRDSSSSLQRKKPPWLKLDIPAPASAPAPVLAPASAAEEPFMPPLKRQAFLRSVSMPAESARVPSPHEPTRRPALQRQTSITQTIRRGTADWFGVSKDSDTNQKWQRKSIRHCSQRYGKLKPQVIREMDLPSQDNISLTSTETPPPLYVGPCQLGMQKIIDPLARGRAFRVADDTDGYSIPHTPITPGATSLCSFTSSRSGFNRLPRRRKRESVAKMSFRAAAALVKGRSMRESTLRRAQRRSFTPASFLEEDTVDFPDELDTSFFAREGVLHEELSTYPDEVFESPSEAALKEWEEKPSEQADLTGGALDKSELERSHLMLPLERGWRKQKEGAAVASQPKVRLRQEVVSVAGPRRGQRIAVPVRKLFAKEKRPYGLGMVGRLTNRTYRKRIDSYVKRQIEDMDDHRPFFTYWLTFVHSLITILAVCIYGIAPVGFSQHETVDSVLRNRGVYENVKYVQQENFWIGPSSEALIHLGAKFSPCMRQDQQVHNFIQATREREKHSACCVRNDRSGCVQTSEEECSSTLAVWVKWPVHPSTPYLAGNKRQFGSVCHQDPRVCDEPSSEDPHEWPDDITKWPICTKNSAGNHTNHLHMDCAITGRPCCIGTKGRCEITSREYCDFMKGYFHEEATLCSQVHCMDDVCGLLPFLNPEVPDQFYRLWLSLFLHAGILHCLVSVCFQMTILRDLEKLAGWHRISIIYLLSGITGNLASAIFLPYRAEVGPAGSQFGILACLFVELFQSWQILARPWRAFFKLLAVVLFLFTFGLLPWIDNFAHISGFISGFFLSFAFLPYISFGKFDLYRKRCQIIVFQIIFLGLLSGLVILFYFYPIRCEWCEFLTCIPFTDKFCEKYELDAQLH; encoded by the exons ATGACTGAGGCTCGGAGGGACAGCTCTAGCAGCTTACAGCGAAAGAAACCGCCATGGCTCAAACTGGACATCCCAGCCCCTGCGTCAGCCCCAGCCCCGGTCCTGGCCCCGGCCTCGGCGGCTGAGGAGCCCTTCATGCCG CCTCTGAAGCGCCAAGCCTTTCTTCGGAGTGTCAGCATGCCAGCTGAGAGTGCCCGAGTGCCATCCCCCCACGAACCAACCCGGCGCCCAGCCTTGCAAAGGCAGACGTCCATCACCCAGACCATCCGCAG GGGCACAGCTGACTGGTTTGGGGTGAGCAAGGACAGTGACACTAACCAGAAATGGCAACGCAAGAGCATCCGTCATTGCAGCCAGCGGTATGGGAAGCTGAAGCCCCAAGTGATCCGGGAGATGGATCTGCCAAGCCAGGACAACATCTCTCTCACCAGCACAGAGACTCCCCCGCCGCTCTACGTGGGGCCTTGCCAGCTGGGCATGCAGAAG ATCATCGACCCCTTGGCCCGAGGCCGGGCATTCCGCGTGGCAGATGACACGGATGGTTACAGCATCCCTCATACTCCTATCACCCCTGGGGCCACCTCCCTTTGCTCCTTCACTAGCTCCCGCTCCGGCTTTAATCGTTTGCCAAGGAGGCGGAAGAGGGAATCTGTCGCCAAGATGAGTTTTCGGGCAGCAGCGGCTCTTGTGAAA GGTCGCTCTATGAGGGAAAGCACCTTGCGCAGGGCCCAGAGACGAAGCTTCACACCTGCCAGTTTCCTAGAAGAAGATACCGTGGACTTTCCTGATGAACTGGACACGTCCTTCTTTGCTCGG GAAGGAGTCCTCCATGAGGAGCTGTCCACATACCCGGATGAGGTGTTTGAGTCGCCCTCTGAAGCTGCGCTCAAAGAGTGGGAAGAGAAGCCCTCCGAGCAGGCGGACCTCACGGGGGGCGCCCTGGACAAGAGTGAGCTCGAAAGAAGCCACTTGATGCT ACCTCTGGAGCGGGGCTGGCGGAAGCAGAAGGAGGGGGCAGCCGTAGCTTCTCAGCCCAAGGTGCGGCTGCGGCAGGAGGTGGTGAGTGTGGCAGGGCCGCGGCGGGGTCAGCGCATCGCTGTGCCGGTCAGAAAGCTGTTTGCCAAAGAGAAGAGGCCCTACGGACTGGGCATGGTGGGCCGGCTCACCAATCGCACCTATCGCAAGCGCATAGACAGCTACGTTAAACGGCAGATTGAGGACATGGATGACCACAG GCCCTTCTTCACCTACTGGCTGACCTTCGTCCACTCTCTGATCACCATCCTGGCCGTGTGCATCTACGGCATTGCCCCCGTTGGCTTCTCTCAGCATGAGACGGTTGATTCG GTCCTGAGGAACAGAGGAGTTTATGAGAACGTTAAGtatgtgcagcaggagaacttcTGGATCGGCCCGAGTTCG GAGGCGCTCATCCACCTCGGGGCCAAGTTCTCACCATGCATGCGGCAGGACCAGCAGGTGCACAATTTCATCCAGGCCACTCGGGAGCGGGAGAAGCACTCGGCCTGCTGCGTGCGGAATGACCGATCGGGCTGCGTGCAGACTTCCGAGGAGGAGTGCTCT TCCACGCTGGCCGTGTGGGTGAAGTGGCCTGTCCACCCGAGTACCCCGTACCTGGCTGGGAACAAGAGGCAGTTTGGCTCTGTCTGCCACCAGGACCCCAG GGTATGTGACGAGCCATCCTCCGAGGACCCGCATGAATGGCCGGATGACATCACTAAGTGGCCG ATCTGCACCAAAAACAGTGCTGGGAACCACACCAACCACCTTCACATGGACTGCGCCATCACCGGGAGGCCTTGCTGCATCGGTACCAAAGGAAG GTGCGAGATCACGTCTCGGGAATACTGTGACTTCATGAAAGGCTATTTCCATGAGGAAGCCACACTCTGCTCCCAG GTGCACTGCATGGATGATGTGTGTGGCCTTCTGCCCTTCCTTAACCCTGAGGTTCCTGACCAGTTCTATCGTCTCTGGCTCTCCCTTTTCCTACATGCTGG GATCCTGCACTGCCTGGTATCCGTCTGCTTCCAGATGACGATCCTTAGGGACCTGGAGAAACTAGCAGGTTGGCACCGTATATCCATTATCTACCTTCTGAGCGGTATCACAGGCAACCTGGCCAGTGCCATCTTCCTGCCCTACCGGGCTGAG GTCGGCCCTGCAGGCTCCCAGTTTGGCATCCTTGCCTGCCTCTTTGTGGAGCTGTTCCAGAGCTGGCAGATCCTGGCTCGACCCTGGCGAGCCTTCTTCAAGCTTCTGGCCGTGGTGCTATTCCTCTTCACCTTTGGTCTCCTGCCCTGGATTGACAACTTTGCCCACATCTCAGGCTTCATCAGTggcttcttcctttcctttgcctTCTTGCCTTACATCAGCTTTGGCAAGTTTGACTTGTATCGCAAAAGGTGCCAGATCATTGTCTTCCAGATCATCTTTTTGGGGCTCCTCTCTGGTCTGGTGATCCTCTTCTACTTCTACCCAATCCGCTGTGAGTGGTGCGAGTTCCTCACATGTATCCCCTTCACAGACAAGTTTTGTGAGAAATATGAATTGGATGCTCAACTTCACTGA
- the RHBDF1 gene encoding inactive rhomboid protein 1 isoform X1 → MTEARRDSSSSLQRKKPPWLKLDIPAPASAPAPVLAPASAAEEPFMPPLKRQAFLRSVSMPAESARVPSPHEPTRRPALQRQTSITQTIRSSRQVHFERIHTLPILGQQASRRPLRKRQSLSRSLLRGTADWFGVSKDSDTNQKWQRKSIRHCSQRYGKLKPQVIREMDLPSQDNISLTSTETPPPLYVGPCQLGMQKIIDPLARGRAFRVADDTDGYSIPHTPITPGATSLCSFTSSRSGFNRLPRRRKRESVAKMSFRAAAALVKGRSMRESTLRRAQRRSFTPASFLEEDTVDFPDELDTSFFAREGVLHEELSTYPDEVFESPSEAALKEWEEKPSEQADLTGGALDKSELERSHLMLPLERGWRKQKEGAAVASQPKVRLRQEVVSVAGPRRGQRIAVPVRKLFAKEKRPYGLGMVGRLTNRTYRKRIDSYVKRQIEDMDDHRPFFTYWLTFVHSLITILAVCIYGIAPVGFSQHETVDSVLRNRGVYENVKYVQQENFWIGPSSEALIHLGAKFSPCMRQDQQVHNFIQATREREKHSACCVRNDRSGCVQTSEEECSSTLAVWVKWPVHPSTPYLAGNKRQFGSVCHQDPRVCDEPSSEDPHEWPDDITKWPICTKNSAGNHTNHLHMDCAITGRPCCIGTKGRCEITSREYCDFMKGYFHEEATLCSQVHCMDDVCGLLPFLNPEVPDQFYRLWLSLFLHAGILHCLVSVCFQMTILRDLEKLAGWHRISIIYLLSGITGNLASAIFLPYRAEVGPAGSQFGILACLFVELFQSWQILARPWRAFFKLLAVVLFLFTFGLLPWIDNFAHISGFISGFFLSFAFLPYISFGKFDLYRKRCQIIVFQIIFLGLLSGLVILFYFYPIRCEWCEFLTCIPFTDKFCEKYELDAQLH, encoded by the exons ATGACTGAGGCTCGGAGGGACAGCTCTAGCAGCTTACAGCGAAAGAAACCGCCATGGCTCAAACTGGACATCCCAGCCCCTGCGTCAGCCCCAGCCCCGGTCCTGGCCCCGGCCTCGGCGGCTGAGGAGCCCTTCATGCCG CCTCTGAAGCGCCAAGCCTTTCTTCGGAGTGTCAGCATGCCAGCTGAGAGTGCCCGAGTGCCATCCCCCCACGAACCAACCCGGCGCCCAGCCTTGCAAAGGCAGACGTCCATCACCCAGACCATCCGCAG CAGCCGACAAGTTCACTTTGAGCGAATCCACACCCTGCCCATCCTCGGCCAGCAGGCCTCCCGCCGGCCCCTGCGAAAGCGCCAGTCTCTCTCCCGCTCCCTGCTCAG GGGCACAGCTGACTGGTTTGGGGTGAGCAAGGACAGTGACACTAACCAGAAATGGCAACGCAAGAGCATCCGTCATTGCAGCCAGCGGTATGGGAAGCTGAAGCCCCAAGTGATCCGGGAGATGGATCTGCCAAGCCAGGACAACATCTCTCTCACCAGCACAGAGACTCCCCCGCCGCTCTACGTGGGGCCTTGCCAGCTGGGCATGCAGAAG ATCATCGACCCCTTGGCCCGAGGCCGGGCATTCCGCGTGGCAGATGACACGGATGGTTACAGCATCCCTCATACTCCTATCACCCCTGGGGCCACCTCCCTTTGCTCCTTCACTAGCTCCCGCTCCGGCTTTAATCGTTTGCCAAGGAGGCGGAAGAGGGAATCTGTCGCCAAGATGAGTTTTCGGGCAGCAGCGGCTCTTGTGAAA GGTCGCTCTATGAGGGAAAGCACCTTGCGCAGGGCCCAGAGACGAAGCTTCACACCTGCCAGTTTCCTAGAAGAAGATACCGTGGACTTTCCTGATGAACTGGACACGTCCTTCTTTGCTCGG GAAGGAGTCCTCCATGAGGAGCTGTCCACATACCCGGATGAGGTGTTTGAGTCGCCCTCTGAAGCTGCGCTCAAAGAGTGGGAAGAGAAGCCCTCCGAGCAGGCGGACCTCACGGGGGGCGCCCTGGACAAGAGTGAGCTCGAAAGAAGCCACTTGATGCT ACCTCTGGAGCGGGGCTGGCGGAAGCAGAAGGAGGGGGCAGCCGTAGCTTCTCAGCCCAAGGTGCGGCTGCGGCAGGAGGTGGTGAGTGTGGCAGGGCCGCGGCGGGGTCAGCGCATCGCTGTGCCGGTCAGAAAGCTGTTTGCCAAAGAGAAGAGGCCCTACGGACTGGGCATGGTGGGCCGGCTCACCAATCGCACCTATCGCAAGCGCATAGACAGCTACGTTAAACGGCAGATTGAGGACATGGATGACCACAG GCCCTTCTTCACCTACTGGCTGACCTTCGTCCACTCTCTGATCACCATCCTGGCCGTGTGCATCTACGGCATTGCCCCCGTTGGCTTCTCTCAGCATGAGACGGTTGATTCG GTCCTGAGGAACAGAGGAGTTTATGAGAACGTTAAGtatgtgcagcaggagaacttcTGGATCGGCCCGAGTTCG GAGGCGCTCATCCACCTCGGGGCCAAGTTCTCACCATGCATGCGGCAGGACCAGCAGGTGCACAATTTCATCCAGGCCACTCGGGAGCGGGAGAAGCACTCGGCCTGCTGCGTGCGGAATGACCGATCGGGCTGCGTGCAGACTTCCGAGGAGGAGTGCTCT TCCACGCTGGCCGTGTGGGTGAAGTGGCCTGTCCACCCGAGTACCCCGTACCTGGCTGGGAACAAGAGGCAGTTTGGCTCTGTCTGCCACCAGGACCCCAG GGTATGTGACGAGCCATCCTCCGAGGACCCGCATGAATGGCCGGATGACATCACTAAGTGGCCG ATCTGCACCAAAAACAGTGCTGGGAACCACACCAACCACCTTCACATGGACTGCGCCATCACCGGGAGGCCTTGCTGCATCGGTACCAAAGGAAG GTGCGAGATCACGTCTCGGGAATACTGTGACTTCATGAAAGGCTATTTCCATGAGGAAGCCACACTCTGCTCCCAG GTGCACTGCATGGATGATGTGTGTGGCCTTCTGCCCTTCCTTAACCCTGAGGTTCCTGACCAGTTCTATCGTCTCTGGCTCTCCCTTTTCCTACATGCTGG GATCCTGCACTGCCTGGTATCCGTCTGCTTCCAGATGACGATCCTTAGGGACCTGGAGAAACTAGCAGGTTGGCACCGTATATCCATTATCTACCTTCTGAGCGGTATCACAGGCAACCTGGCCAGTGCCATCTTCCTGCCCTACCGGGCTGAG GTCGGCCCTGCAGGCTCCCAGTTTGGCATCCTTGCCTGCCTCTTTGTGGAGCTGTTCCAGAGCTGGCAGATCCTGGCTCGACCCTGGCGAGCCTTCTTCAAGCTTCTGGCCGTGGTGCTATTCCTCTTCACCTTTGGTCTCCTGCCCTGGATTGACAACTTTGCCCACATCTCAGGCTTCATCAGTggcttcttcctttcctttgcctTCTTGCCTTACATCAGCTTTGGCAAGTTTGACTTGTATCGCAAAAGGTGCCAGATCATTGTCTTCCAGATCATCTTTTTGGGGCTCCTCTCTGGTCTGGTGATCCTCTTCTACTTCTACCCAATCCGCTGTGAGTGGTGCGAGTTCCTCACATGTATCCCCTTCACAGACAAGTTTTGTGAGAAATATGAATTGGATGCTCAACTTCACTGA